The Halomicronema hongdechloris C2206 genome includes a window with the following:
- the hpsE gene encoding hormogonium polysaccharide biosynthesis glycosyltransferase HpsE: MISGIPTQQLDISVAIPTYNGAQRLPCLLDRLRSQQHVDHITWEIIVCDNNSLDETAQVTQQYQRTWTGAAELQYCFVAEQGAAFARQRAVESARGKLIAFLDDDNLPEDDWVAKAWNFAQQHPEAGAFGSQIHGDFEQAPPEEFKHIACFLAIVERGPNPHRYDQHTKVLPPGAGLVVRRDAWLQSVPRRLFLNNKGKAAGLASEDLEAILYIRKAGWEVWYNPAMVVYHQIPKGRLQKEYLVTLIRCVGLSRFYIRILSTSAWKRPLLLPLYIVNDLRKLLLHIIREKREPYKNLLFACEREYLFSTLSSPIFIARKGLKDYGKTTLSGLSKDKCKTVIDQIESGFENNLFCLYQQPIFSTDNCLNDPLNYEVLVRLLSCTLNSDSPTTRLLLPKDFMPIAEYYELTKTIDRWVIRTLFNSIKRSSPQKNCQANYSINLSQASIRDQYFSVFLSDLLNRHQFPAENFWIEIPEHAAKTYPDAVARLTHEIEEIGCNIILDDFRDPGLLRQLPETSIYHFKLSFLSLELHMKSLVRLQEFRNIIEHANSSKITIIAKGIEKKLMLDVAKRLGIPYVQGYQLKKPLPLENLFWANCFRDVS; this comes from the coding sequence GTGATTTCTGGTATACCAACACAGCAGTTAGATATCTCGGTCGCCATCCCTACCTATAATGGTGCTCAGCGATTGCCTTGCCTGTTGGACCGGTTGCGATCGCAGCAACATGTTGATCACATTACTTGGGAAATTATTGTCTGTGACAACAATAGCCTGGATGAGACAGCTCAAGTAACTCAGCAATATCAACGCACCTGGACCGGGGCTGCTGAATTGCAGTACTGCTTTGTTGCGGAACAAGGAGCCGCCTTTGCCCGTCAGCGAGCGGTAGAAAGTGCTCGGGGTAAGCTAATCGCCTTTCTAGATGATGACAACCTTCCAGAAGACGATTGGGTAGCTAAGGCTTGGAACTTCGCCCAGCAACATCCAGAAGCAGGCGCATTTGGCAGTCAAATTCACGGGGATTTTGAACAAGCACCACCCGAGGAATTTAAACATATTGCCTGTTTCTTAGCCATTGTCGAACGAGGACCAAATCCTCATCGTTACGACCAACATACGAAGGTTCTGCCACCAGGAGCAGGACTCGTTGTTCGTCGAGACGCGTGGCTCCAAAGCGTTCCTAGGCGATTATTCTTGAATAATAAAGGTAAGGCTGCTGGCCTTGCCAGCGAAGACTTAGAAGCCATCTTATATATCCGAAAAGCGGGCTGGGAAGTTTGGTATAACCCAGCCATGGTCGTTTACCATCAAATTCCTAAAGGACGGCTTCAGAAAGAGTATTTAGTTACCTTAATACGTTGTGTTGGGCTAAGCCGCTTTTATATTCGCATATTAAGTACAAGCGCTTGGAAGCGACCTTTATTGCTACCTTTATATATAGTTAATGACTTACGCAAGTTATTGTTGCATATAATTAGAGAAAAACGAGAGCCTTACAAAAATTTGTTGTTTGCCTGCGAAAGAGAATACCTTTTTAGCACATTATCTAGCCCAATTTTCATTGCTCGGAAGGGATTGAAAGACTACGGTAAGACTACCTTGAGTGGCCTTAGCAAGGATAAATGCAAGACAGTCATTGATCAGATTGAGTCGGGATTTGAGAATAATCTTTTCTGCTTATACCAGCAACCGATTTTCTCGACTGATAATTGCCTAAACGATCCACTCAACTATGAAGTATTAGTCAGGCTCTTATCCTGTACACTTAATTCCGATTCCCCTACAACGAGACTTCTGTTACCAAAAGATTTCATGCCAATTGCTGAGTACTATGAACTAACCAAAACAATTGACCGCTGGGTAATCCGAACGCTATTCAACTCAATCAAAAGATCATCACCTCAAAAAAACTGTCAGGCAAACTACTCTATCAATCTGTCACAGGCCAGCATACGCGATCAGTATTTCTCTGTCTTTCTTTCTGATTTATTGAATCGACATCAATTTCCTGCAGAGAATTTTTGGATTGAGATCCCTGAACATGCGGCGAAAACTTATCCAGATGCGGTCGCTCGCTTGACCCACGAAATCGAAGAGATAGGTTGTAACATTATTCTAGATGATTTTCGTGATCCTGGGCTTCTCCGACAGCTACCAGAAACTAGCATTTACCACTTTAAACTCAGTTTTTTGTCATTGGAATTGCATATGAAAAGCCTAGTTAGATTGCAAGAATTTAGGAATATTATTGAGCATGCCAATTCATCCAAAATCACCATAATTGCCAAAGGAATTGAGAAGAAATTGATGTTAGATGTTGCCAAAAGACTAGGTATACCTTATGTTCAGGGATATCAACTTAAGAAGCCCCTGCCATTAGAGAATTTATTTTGGGCTAATTGCTTTAGAGATGTAAGCTGA
- a CDS encoding response regulator transcription factor has product MPLMILVAEDDEGTRLSINDYLEMQGYSVVTASHGAEALECIQTYQPHLLITDIAMPYMDGYELVRQVRQQPMLRLLPVVFLTAHNDTGDRIRGYQMGCDLYLPKPFELEELAAIVRNLLERTQMIQAAWLQQSSLEMRSDDASLTPNQRPKAMPDTIQLDLTAREREVLSLLSDGLSNAQIGDQLYLSSRTIEKYVSNLLRKTETNNRAELVRFAIDHHLVS; this is encoded by the coding sequence ATGCCGCTGATGATTCTGGTGGCTGAAGATGATGAAGGCACTCGGCTGTCTATCAATGATTACCTTGAAATGCAAGGGTATTCAGTCGTTACGGCCAGCCACGGAGCCGAAGCCCTAGAGTGCATTCAAACCTATCAGCCCCATTTGTTGATTACCGATATTGCCATGCCCTACATGGATGGGTATGAGTTGGTACGCCAGGTGCGTCAGCAACCGATGCTGCGGCTCTTGCCAGTGGTTTTCTTGACGGCTCACAACGATACCGGGGATCGGATCCGAGGCTATCAGATGGGATGTGATCTCTATTTACCTAAGCCTTTTGAGTTGGAAGAGTTGGCCGCCATCGTCCGCAATCTGCTGGAACGGACGCAGATGATTCAGGCGGCTTGGCTGCAGCAATCTTCTCTAGAGATGCGGTCTGACGATGCCTCATTAACCCCCAATCAACGTCCTAAAGCCATGCCCGATACTATACAGCTGGATCTAACGGCTCGAGAACGGGAGGTGCTGTCATTGCTATCCGACGGATTATCCAATGCCCAAATTGGGGACCAGCTTTACCTGAGTTCTCGCACCATAGAAAAATACGTCAGCAACCTACTGCGCAAAACAGAGACAAATAATCGGGCAGAATTGGTACGGTTCGCCATCGATCATCACTTGGTGTCTTAG
- a CDS encoding 3-deoxy-7-phosphoheptulonate synthase: MHKTQDLHVVETRPLVSPALLHHELPMSEKAAALVADTRDRIRTILYNEDHRLLVIVGPCSVHDVKAAYEYGQKLAELRQELADRLEIVMRVYFEKPRTSIGWKGLINDPHLDNSYDINTGLRLARKLLLDLAHLGLPAATELLDPITPQYIADVIAWTAIGARTTESQTHREMASGLSMPIGFKNNTDGSLQAATNAMLAASQPHHFLGINHHGLASIVATTGNPDGHLVLRGGKQGPNYDRHHVDQASAELATLGLNPRIMIDCSHANANKDHNRQVAVLRDIAQQLKDDSRHILGVMIESHLVAGKQPIPTDLNHLVYGQSITDACVDFNTTATMLRTLAQAVSPMAVPVP, from the coding sequence ATGCATAAGACTCAAGATCTCCACGTCGTTGAAACTCGTCCGCTAGTTAGCCCGGCACTACTGCATCACGAGTTACCTATGAGTGAGAAAGCGGCTGCCTTGGTTGCTGACACTCGCGATCGCATCCGCACCATTTTGTACAACGAAGACCACCGTCTATTGGTAATCGTTGGCCCCTGTTCGGTCCATGACGTCAAGGCGGCTTATGAGTACGGCCAAAAGCTGGCAGAGCTTCGCCAAGAGCTGGCTGACCGGTTAGAAATTGTCATGCGGGTATATTTCGAAAAACCCCGCACCAGCATTGGTTGGAAAGGTCTGATTAATGATCCCCACCTAGATAATAGCTACGACATCAACACGGGCTTACGCTTAGCCCGTAAGCTACTGCTCGACTTGGCTCATCTCGGACTGCCTGCAGCCACCGAACTGCTGGATCCCATTACCCCCCAGTACATTGCCGATGTCATCGCCTGGACAGCAATTGGCGCTCGCACTACTGAGAGCCAAACTCACCGCGAGATGGCCTCAGGCCTCTCTATGCCCATCGGCTTCAAGAACAATACCGATGGCAGCTTGCAGGCCGCTACAAACGCCATGCTAGCCGCTAGTCAGCCCCATCACTTCCTGGGGATCAATCACCACGGTCTCGCCAGCATCGTCGCCACCACCGGCAATCCCGATGGTCACTTAGTGTTGCGAGGGGGCAAGCAAGGGCCTAACTACGACCGGCATCATGTCGACCAAGCAAGTGCGGAACTGGCAACCTTAGGCCTCAATCCCCGAATCATGATTGATTGTAGCCATGCCAATGCCAACAAAGACCACAACCGCCAAGTTGCGGTGCTGAGAGATATCGCCCAGCAGCTAAAAGACGACTCTAGGCATATTCTAGGAGTCATGATCGAAAGTCATCTGGTTGCTGGTAAGCAGCCTATTCCTACCGATTTAAACCATCTGGTCTACGGCCAGAGCATCACCGATGCCTGTGTTGACTTCAATACCACGGCTACCATGCTACGCACCTTAGCCCAAGCCGTGTCGCCGATGGCTGTTCCCGTACCCTAG
- a CDS encoding DUF2358 domain-containing protein has protein sequence MDILERLKQDYQRFPEDQSYDLYADQVYFQDPLNRFRGLARYRQMIQFIRRWFIDIDLQLHAIDRHADQIVTRWTLAFTAPLPWRPRIAIPGHSELQLNPAGQIISHIDYWDCSRWAVLRQVMMSTD, from the coding sequence ATGGATATTCTGGAGCGATTAAAGCAGGATTATCAGCGCTTCCCTGAGGATCAAAGTTATGATCTCTACGCCGACCAGGTCTACTTCCAAGATCCTCTGAATCGCTTTCGTGGGTTAGCTCGATACCGCCAGATGATCCAGTTTATCCGCCGTTGGTTCATCGACATCGATCTCCAACTCCACGCTATCGATCGTCATGCCGACCAAATTGTAACGCGCTGGACCTTGGCCTTCACGGCTCCCTTACCCTGGCGTCCCCGTATTGCCATTCCCGGCCACAGTGAACTGCAGCTCAATCCGGCTGGCCAGATCATTTCCCACATCGACTACTGGGACTGCTCTCGCTGGGCAGTGCTCAGGCAAGTGATGATGAGCACAGACTAA
- a CDS encoding PAS domain S-box protein, which translates to MTSSLPLKHLANAIDTLSDPVISAMTQRFSPPSAASNAQQPSPSPDPAAPAASPLEPPPDESSQRVALQAQVEALQAEVAELRQTLCDRTQTLEQLTRDKAALEKKYQEQTAHLKVSNDTLVAEVVKQTQAENALRDAKDQLQAILDAVPGIVSWISSDLRYLGVNRHLAQTFKMPAEAFTNQDIGFLHTSTEFNQFVADFFQSDQQDAFKEVSAYVGGNRRQFLIVAQKYNEGKAAFTVGIDISERKQAEEALREAEAKYRNIFENTVEGIFQTTSDGHYVSANPALARIYGYDSPADMMANITSIQQQLYVNPKRREEFTRTLQQHGSVKNFESQVYQRDGNIIWISENARSVHTDDGTLLYYEGTVEDISDRKEVEAALQRANEELEQRVTARTEALSAANERLMTEIRERQRAEEELQASTAELKALFAAMTDVITVFDAEGQYLNIVATNSALVYNPETEREGKNIYDVLPPYQAQLFMRHIQQALNTRQPVRLDYSLPIGEWRDDTHPDGIAAPEDFETTAWYTAIVSPMPNNRVIWVARDITERRRADLALQRAEEKYRSIFENVAEGIFQVDDQGRCLSANPALARMLGYLSPAELIGQVSDIRRLYVDAEHRHALEHQLHARGSVAKFESQIYRADGTIIWVSENVRTVKNSSGQILYYEGTVADITQRKQAEEALRASQRDLATLMGNLAGMAYRRMCDHERQVAFVSEGCYELTGYQPDELMQVNGAFGRLVHPEDHAYVGEKLQRAIQERQPFETIYRMITAAGEQKWVLEKGVCTYAADGTPEFIEGFVTDITERKQIEEALQIEREKSERLLLNILPESIAEELKQQHQSVAYRFDEATILFADIVDFTGLSVAIAPTDLVNLLNQIFSIFDQLAETHGLEKIKTIGDAYMVVGGVPNPMANHTEAIADMALDMQQAITQFKRQDGASFGLRIGIATGPVVAGVIGKRKFSYDLWGDAVNVASRMESQGQANHIQVTKQVYRRLNDQYHFQKRGTVTIKGRGEMTTYWLLHRRHR; encoded by the coding sequence TTGACAAGTTCATTGCCCCTGAAGCATCTAGCCAATGCCATAGATACTCTGTCGGATCCTGTGATATCAGCTATGACCCAGCGCTTTTCTCCGCCGTCAGCTGCCTCGAACGCCCAGCAACCGTCCCCATCGCCAGATCCTGCTGCCCCAGCAGCATCGCCGTTGGAGCCACCCCCAGACGAGTCGTCGCAGAGGGTAGCCCTGCAAGCTCAAGTGGAGGCCCTGCAAGCTGAAGTGGCAGAGTTGCGCCAGACATTGTGCGATCGCACCCAGACCCTGGAGCAACTCACCCGAGATAAAGCCGCCCTAGAGAAGAAATACCAAGAGCAGACCGCCCATCTCAAAGTCTCCAACGACACTCTCGTGGCTGAGGTGGTCAAACAAACCCAAGCAGAAAATGCCCTCAGGGATGCCAAGGATCAACTGCAGGCCATCCTAGATGCCGTGCCTGGCATCGTGTCGTGGATTAGTTCTGACCTACGGTATCTGGGAGTCAATCGGCATCTGGCCCAGACCTTCAAGATGCCAGCTGAGGCCTTTACCAATCAAGACATTGGGTTCCTCCATACCAGCACCGAGTTTAACCAATTTGTAGCGGATTTCTTCCAGAGTGATCAGCAGGATGCCTTCAAAGAAGTCTCTGCCTACGTGGGCGGTAATCGCCGCCAGTTCCTGATCGTGGCCCAGAAATATAACGAAGGCAAGGCGGCCTTTACCGTGGGCATTGACATCAGTGAGCGCAAACAAGCGGAGGAGGCCCTACGGGAAGCCGAAGCCAAGTACCGCAACATCTTCGAAAATACCGTCGAGGGCATCTTTCAAACCACCTCAGATGGGCACTATGTCAGTGCCAATCCTGCCCTGGCTAGAATCTACGGCTATGATTCGCCAGCGGACATGATGGCGAATATCACCAGCATCCAACAGCAACTCTATGTCAACCCGAAACGCCGGGAAGAGTTCACCCGGACTCTGCAGCAGCATGGTTCGGTCAAGAATTTTGAGTCTCAGGTCTACCAGCGGGATGGCAATATCATCTGGATTTCTGAAAATGCCCGCTCTGTTCATACTGACGATGGCACCCTGCTGTACTACGAGGGCACGGTCGAAGACATTAGCGACCGCAAAGAGGTGGAAGCCGCCCTCCAGCGTGCCAACGAAGAGCTGGAACAACGGGTCACAGCCCGCACAGAAGCCCTGAGTGCCGCCAACGAGCGCCTGATGACCGAGATTCGTGAACGCCAGCGGGCCGAAGAAGAGCTGCAGGCCTCTACCGCGGAATTGAAGGCCCTGTTTGCGGCTATGACCGATGTGATCACGGTGTTCGATGCCGAGGGGCAGTACCTCAATATCGTGGCCACTAATTCGGCTTTGGTCTATAACCCCGAGACCGAGCGGGAAGGCAAAAACATCTACGATGTCCTGCCGCCCTATCAAGCGCAGCTGTTCATGCGCCACATCCAGCAGGCCCTCAATACTCGCCAACCCGTGCGCCTCGATTACAGCTTACCCATTGGGGAATGGCGAGACGATACCCATCCCGATGGCATCGCCGCTCCAGAAGATTTTGAGACCACTGCTTGGTACACCGCCATTGTCTCCCCCATGCCCAACAATCGGGTCATTTGGGTGGCTCGCGATATCACCGAACGGCGTCGAGCCGACTTAGCCCTGCAGCGAGCGGAAGAGAAATATCGCAGCATTTTCGAGAATGTGGCCGAGGGAATTTTCCAGGTGGATGACCAAGGTCGTTGCCTCAGTGCTAACCCTGCCCTGGCTCGCATGTTGGGGTATCTCTCTCCGGCTGAATTGATTGGCCAGGTAAGCGATATTCGGCGGCTCTATGTCGATGCAGAGCATCGGCATGCCCTAGAACACCAGTTACATGCTCGAGGCTCTGTGGCCAAGTTTGAATCGCAGATCTACCGGGCCGATGGCACCATCATCTGGGTCTCTGAGAATGTCCGCACAGTCAAGAACAGCAGTGGTCAGATCCTCTACTACGAGGGCACTGTGGCCGATATCACCCAGCGCAAGCAGGCAGAAGAGGCCCTGCGAGCTAGCCAACGGGATCTTGCTACCCTGATGGGCAATTTAGCGGGCATGGCCTATCGCCGCATGTGCGATCACGAGCGGCAGGTGGCCTTTGTCAGTGAAGGGTGTTACGAGCTAACTGGATATCAACCGGATGAATTGATGCAGGTGAATGGAGCCTTTGGTCGGCTAGTCCATCCTGAGGATCATGCCTACGTGGGCGAAAAACTACAACGGGCGATCCAGGAACGCCAGCCTTTCGAGACGATCTATCGCATGATCACGGCCGCAGGAGAGCAAAAATGGGTACTGGAAAAGGGCGTCTGCACCTATGCAGCTGATGGCACTCCCGAGTTTATTGAGGGGTTTGTCACTGATATCACCGAGCGTAAGCAAATAGAAGAGGCCCTGCAGATCGAGCGAGAGAAGTCGGAACGACTGTTGCTGAATATTTTGCCAGAATCCATTGCTGAAGAACTGAAGCAGCAGCACCAGTCAGTGGCCTATCGCTTTGACGAAGCTACCATCCTATTTGCCGACATCGTCGACTTTACGGGGCTGTCTGTTGCGATCGCACCGACCGACCTCGTCAACCTCCTCAACCAAATCTTTTCCATCTTCGATCAACTCGCCGAAACCCACGGCCTAGAGAAAATCAAGACCATCGGCGATGCCTACATGGTAGTGGGAGGCGTCCCCAACCCGATGGCCAACCACACCGAAGCCATCGCCGATATGGCCCTGGATATGCAGCAAGCTATTACCCAGTTCAAACGTCAGGATGGGGCTTCCTTCGGGCTACGCATTGGCATCGCTACTGGGCCAGTCGTGGCTGGGGTCATTGGCAAACGTAAGTTCTCCTACGACCTCTGGGGTGATGCCGTCAATGTCGCCAGTCGCATGGAATCCCAAGGGCAAGCTAACCACATTCAAGTGACCAAACAGGTCTACCGACGACTTAACGATCAGTATCACTTCCAGAAACGGGGAACCGTTACGATTAAAGGGCGCGGTGAAATGACCACCTACTGGTTGCTCCATCGCCGCCACCGATGA
- the purD gene encoding phosphoribosylamine--glycine ligase: MRALVVGSGGREHALAWKLLQSPTISGIFCIPGNGGTATLAGCRNLALAPSDFEGIARFALVNNCALVVIGPEQPLADGITDYLTSQGLNVFGPTQSGAQIEASKAWAKALMYSAQIPTAQARVFTEAAPAIAYVESQGIPIVVKADGLAAGKGVTVAHSLETAITAIEAAFAGEFGAAGHRVVIEDYLTGQEASVLAVTDGHTIRPLLPAQDHKPIGEGDTGPNTGGMGAYAPTPVVPPSLLERIQQEILAPTLAALRQQGILYRGVLYAGLMITPTGDPKVIEFNCRFGDPETQVVLPLLKTPLADLMQACLEERLDQFPPLQWHTGTAACVVAVAGGYPGAYKRGHSITGLEQAEAAEDVCVFQAGTQRQGQQLVTHGGRVLGITALGDTIDGALAKAYDAMTYIHFDGMYYRRDIGYRIKNH; this comes from the coding sequence GTGAGAGCGTTAGTAGTCGGCAGTGGCGGTCGCGAGCATGCCTTAGCATGGAAGCTTCTACAATCTCCTACCATCAGCGGGATTTTCTGTATTCCTGGCAATGGGGGAACAGCAACACTGGCAGGCTGTCGTAACCTAGCCCTAGCCCCTAGCGACTTTGAAGGGATTGCTCGATTTGCCCTGGTCAATAATTGTGCCCTCGTGGTGATTGGCCCAGAACAACCCCTAGCCGATGGCATTACAGACTATCTCACCAGTCAGGGACTCAACGTCTTCGGTCCTACCCAAAGTGGGGCCCAAATTGAAGCTAGCAAGGCTTGGGCCAAAGCGCTGATGTACTCGGCCCAGATTCCTACCGCCCAGGCCAGGGTCTTTACAGAAGCAGCCCCAGCCATCGCCTACGTAGAAAGCCAAGGCATCCCCATCGTCGTCAAAGCCGACGGATTGGCTGCTGGCAAGGGCGTTACCGTTGCCCACTCCCTGGAGACAGCCATTACCGCCATTGAGGCAGCCTTTGCCGGAGAGTTTGGTGCAGCCGGGCATCGAGTTGTCATCGAAGACTATCTCACTGGCCAGGAGGCCTCTGTACTGGCTGTAACCGATGGCCACACCATTCGCCCCCTGCTGCCAGCCCAAGACCATAAGCCCATTGGCGAAGGCGACACAGGCCCCAACACGGGCGGTATGGGAGCCTATGCCCCGACGCCGGTTGTGCCCCCTTCCCTGCTAGAGAGAATTCAGCAGGAAATTTTAGCTCCCACCCTAGCCGCGCTGCGACAGCAGGGCATCCTCTACCGGGGGGTGTTGTATGCGGGGTTAATGATCACGCCCACAGGGGATCCTAAGGTGATCGAGTTCAACTGTCGCTTTGGCGATCCCGAAACCCAGGTAGTGCTGCCCCTGCTCAAAACTCCCTTAGCCGATCTGATGCAGGCCTGCCTAGAAGAACGACTCGACCAGTTTCCACCACTACAGTGGCACACTGGCACGGCAGCCTGTGTCGTAGCCGTGGCAGGGGGCTATCCTGGTGCCTATAAGAGAGGCCACAGTATTACAGGGCTCGAGCAAGCCGAAGCTGCAGAGGATGTTTGCGTCTTCCAAGCCGGCACCCAACGGCAAGGCCAACAGCTGGTCACCCATGGTGGCAGGGTACTAGGCATAACAGCCCTAGGCGACACCATAGATGGGGCTCTGGCCAAAGCCTATGATGCCATGACCTATATTCACTTCGATGGCATGTACTATCGTCGAGATATTGGCTACCGTATCAAGAATCATTAA
- the nblS gene encoding two-component system sensor histidine kinase NblS — translation MIRLLNQIRELIVRWWGDFTLQTRLMAGATLMVSLLMSALTFWAVNTIQQDARLNDTRFGRDLGLLLAANVAPLVQKEDRTELARFSYSFYQSTSSVRYMLYADEDGNIFFGIPFSEATVQNSLTLRRRMQLPEDYAKNADRPMVRQHLTPAGEVTDVFVPLNYNGDYLGVLALGINPNPTVVASSHLTRDVTIAVFVSIWVMVILGAVFNALTITQPIKELLVGVKNIAAGNFKQRIDLPLGGELGELIHSFNDMAERLERYEEQNIEELTAEKAKLETLVSTIVDGAILLDADMNIVLVNPAARRMFGWDGHNLTAGNALEHFPNQVRVQLTRPLFQAVAGESEGMEFRIALTEPANRMVRILLNTVLDQAKENVKGIAITVQDITREVALNEAKAQFISNVSHELRTPLFNIKSFIETLHEYGTDLTATEQQEFLETANHETDRLTRLVNDVLDLSRLESNRRYQFEAVDIHQPIEQTLRTHQLNAKDKQIELVQKVAADLPPVFGNYDLLLQVFSNLVGNALKFTEAGGRVAIRAYPTPLKRQHPDEPACVRVEVSDTGIGIAPEDQEAIFDRFFRVENRVHTLEGTGLGLSIVKNIIEKHNSRVHLISEVGTGTTFWFDLAVYETEDADNAADLDNCDRTPSCQDSAVADPVVMGLAPDL, via the coding sequence TTGATCCGACTATTGAACCAGATACGGGAGCTCATTGTTCGTTGGTGGGGAGATTTCACCCTCCAGACCCGCCTGATGGCAGGGGCAACCCTGATGGTTTCCTTACTCATGAGTGCCCTCACCTTTTGGGCCGTCAATACGATTCAACAAGATGCCCGTCTCAACGACACTCGCTTTGGCCGAGATTTAGGCTTGCTGCTGGCGGCCAATGTTGCGCCTCTGGTGCAGAAGGAAGATCGCACCGAGTTGGCCCGATTTTCCTATAGCTTCTATCAGAGTACCTCTAGTGTTCGCTACATGCTCTATGCCGATGAGGACGGCAACATTTTCTTCGGCATTCCCTTTTCTGAGGCTACGGTACAGAACTCCTTAACGCTGCGACGGCGCATGCAGTTGCCGGAAGACTATGCCAAAAATGCCGATCGCCCCATGGTGCGTCAGCACCTAACTCCGGCAGGTGAGGTGACTGATGTCTTCGTGCCCCTCAACTATAATGGTGACTATTTAGGGGTCTTAGCGTTGGGGATCAACCCCAATCCGACGGTGGTGGCCTCCTCTCATCTGACTCGTGATGTCACAATCGCGGTGTTTGTCTCGATTTGGGTCATGGTGATCTTGGGGGCTGTGTTTAATGCCTTGACCATTACTCAGCCAATTAAGGAACTCTTGGTTGGGGTAAAAAACATTGCTGCTGGCAACTTTAAGCAGCGCATTGATCTGCCGCTGGGGGGTGAGTTAGGCGAACTGATTCACAGCTTCAACGATATGGCAGAGCGGCTGGAGCGTTATGAAGAGCAAAATATCGAAGAGCTAACGGCAGAGAAGGCGAAGCTGGAAACGCTGGTGTCTACCATCGTCGATGGCGCCATCTTGTTAGATGCCGATATGAATATTGTGCTGGTAAACCCGGCGGCTCGCCGTATGTTTGGCTGGGATGGCCACAATCTCACCGCAGGCAATGCCCTGGAGCACTTTCCCAATCAGGTGCGGGTGCAGTTGACTCGGCCCCTATTCCAGGCAGTGGCGGGGGAGTCTGAAGGCATGGAATTTCGGATCGCCCTGACTGAACCAGCCAATCGCATGGTGCGGATTCTGCTGAATACGGTGCTGGATCAGGCTAAGGAGAATGTGAAGGGGATCGCCATCACGGTGCAGGATATTACCCGGGAGGTGGCCCTGAATGAAGCCAAGGCGCAGTTTATCAGCAATGTCTCCCACGAGTTGCGCACGCCTCTATTTAACATCAAGTCGTTCATTGAGACGCTGCATGAGTACGGCACAGATCTCACCGCAACCGAACAGCAAGAATTTTTAGAGACGGCCAACCACGAGACCGATCGCCTGACTCGCTTGGTCAATGACGTCTTGGATTTGTCGCGATTAGAGTCGAACCGGCGCTATCAGTTTGAGGCCGTTGACATTCATCAGCCCATTGAGCAAACCCTGCGCACCCACCAACTCAATGCTAAGGACAAGCAGATCGAACTCGTCCAGAAGGTCGCAGCTGACCTGCCACCGGTGTTTGGCAATTATGATCTGCTGCTGCAGGTCTTCAGTAATCTGGTGGGCAATGCCTTGAAGTTTACGGAGGCTGGGGGCCGGGTGGCTATTCGCGCCTATCCAACTCCCTTGAAGCGCCAGCACCCTGATGAACCGGCCTGTGTCAGGGTGGAGGTGTCAGATACGGGCATTGGGATTGCCCCGGAGGATCAAGAGGCGATTTTCGATCGGTTCTTTCGGGTGGAGAATCGAGTCCATACCCTGGAAGGAACTGGCTTGGGGCTATCTATCGTCAAAAATATCATCGAAAAACACAATAGCCGGGTCCATCTCATCAGCGAAGTGGGAACGGGGACCACGTTTTGGTTTGATCTAGCGGTGTATGAGACTGAGGATGCCGATAACGCTGCAGACCTTGATAATTGCGATCGCACCCCCTCATGCCAAGATTCAGCGGTGGCCGATCCGGTGGTGATGGGCCTGGCCCCAGACCTTTGA
- a CDS encoding zinc ribbon domain-containing protein: protein MTVCPRCQTRITPGDIHCPTCRLPLKAYGHPGMTLHRATDGMPLCDRCTYHQDDTCTFPQRPHAQTCILFRDMATPVSPPTVAPPVQWRLQSWLRRHSLWVGLLALLGLSLLISLT, encoded by the coding sequence ATGACCGTTTGCCCCCGTTGCCAAACTCGTATTACCCCCGGCGATATTCACTGTCCAACCTGTCGGTTGCCCCTAAAAGCCTATGGCCATCCTGGCATGACCCTACATCGCGCCACAGATGGCATGCCCCTATGCGATCGCTGCACCTATCACCAGGATGATACCTGCACATTTCCCCAACGTCCCCATGCCCAAACCTGCATCTTGTTTCGGGATATGGCAACCCCGGTCTCACCCCCCACCGTTGCTCCTCCCGTTCAATGGCGGCTGCAAAGCTGGCTGCGCCGGCATTCGCTATGGGTAGGTCTTCTGGCCCTGTTAGGGCTGAGCTTACTGATTAGCCTGACCTAA